The Vigna angularis cultivar LongXiaoDou No.4 chromosome 9, ASM1680809v1, whole genome shotgun sequence DNA window CCAagtttctctcttcttccccCAACGGCGTGGTCAGAGGTCCAAAggtttgtaaaataaaaaagccTCAGATTTACCGTGTGAGCTTTTGCTCCTCCAAACCCCAACCGTCGCAGGCCCACCGTCCCTCCACCTCCTGCCCTGCCACCCCGACGAAGCCTTCACCGGCTTCTGTCCCGCATGCCTCTGCAAACGCCTCGCCCTCCTGGACCCCAACAAAAACAACAGCCTCACCACTACTCGCAAACCTCAATCCACTGCCGCCGTTGCCGCCCTTAAAGCCCTCTTCCgccctagaaaccctagaagaaaaaggaaacttaTTCTGGACCGATTGATCGGTGTAaatcacactacaaaaaagtagggcattaccgaaggccagaagccctcggaaaatgccaaaagccgtcgataatggatgtttaccgaaggcctatcgacggccaaaaatccttcggtaaatcccttgtcgctaaccattaccgagggctttcgcccttcggtaattaccgagggccataagccttcggtaattaccgaagggcgaaagccctcggaaattaccgaagggcgaaagccttcggtaattaccgaagggcgaaagccttcggtaattaccgaagggcgaaagccttcgATAATGGGCAGACGAGggcatttaccgaagggcaaaagccttcggtaaaatgCAGAGCAGGTTTCAGAGAAATGGTTTTCCCTCTGCAACCCAGACCTGTATAACAAATTTCAtttacaaacagacctgcataacagttttcaaaCACATACAAAGATGCATAATGTGCATTTCAAAGATCCAAACAATGATCAATATCCAAGGCACATCAAATAATCCACAGGACATCCATTAATGTATTTATAgttcaaacataaaacaatgtaacacaAGGATGTTGTAACATCCAAAGTCTGTAAGTACATCTAACATTGAAATGATATCAACtcaaaatgttctaatatccaaatgtttgtctaacaagtaataagaaaatgaaacctaataatgtacataactatcatcagaatgattttcatcatcctgctcctctattgatggctggactggtgtgggttggactgatgagggttggactgaagTGGGCTGCTGAGTGGCAGCAGGTGATGAGGAAGGTCGTGATTGGGTGGGAGGGATATTTTGTACGTCCTGTGAGGTTTGAGGCAAGACAGTCATGACCAGGGCCTTCAAATTTGTAAACTCTGCTCTGAGATCAGTGAGCTCCTGGTCACGTTCATGGAGTTCCCGCCTGAGTTGAAGAACCTCGTCAGGAGtactggtggaagaagaaggctggtgcttcagagtacctcctctggatgctgtatagtttgcagcaagctGTCCCGCACCATagactcgtccctttttcttcccaccaacggtGTCGATCCAGCACTGCgtcctacggatgtcatcatctgcattactggcatcatccggtgtaggagctgactcatgttcagatctaacctgtgaaagtctcgtagaaaagtcttcctgttgaaacattaaaagcaatgtcaaGGAACGATAGTATAACATAAATGAACAATTactaatagtgttatttgcttacatgagtcttccgagatctttcatcaacaaattgatcagttcccttccgaacatgagtctgtgcaaagacctcatcaacatggaccgcccgtcctagagcctgtgcctgtaacataattaagaattacaagcgtacatatgaaatacaatatacataacttatttatgaaagaaaaagttatgtaatgagattataccatacgaatggcatgctcatgaatggtgatcgacccaccagtatgcagggtgccacccctttcagacgctctgttccgctgggctttggcacacttattgcggaactctactgtattccaatgggccagtaaagagttccaaatgtgcTAATATATACGAACGtacaatatatacatcaacatacaacatacaatatatacgAACGtacaatatatacatcaacatacaacatataGATGAACATTCACTGATGGTCTAAATGCAGGTTTGCACTTTTAGTGTATTTGAGATACTAGTTTTAGGTTCTAAGTtgtcaaaattttagtttaagcTACTACTTTTACCTATATCTTTTACTGTGAGTTCTTAAATAGGTAGGTTCTACCATTCTTAACTTGTTAGGATAGTTTATTGTAGTATATTTTCCTACTTTACTGCACTTTGCAAATTGTGAAAATTTTTTTGGAGGTTTGAGTAGTATTTTGAGCTTTTTCATCTACTTCTTTGCATAACACGCTGCATTAGCTGTGGAAGATGCATCAAGGACATTTATGAAGAGACATTTTATTTGGAGGctctttgttttaattattttgatcaGTTCCTGCATTGTCAAGTGGAAGGGGACAAAGAAGCTACATTGTCCAGTGGAAGGGGAAAAAGAAGCTACACTTGTCATTTTCGTGCTTGTGTGATTCTGTGCTATTTTTCAGTTTAAACAAGTCATATTTGTTGTTATAAAACTGTTAGAACATTCCAATTGAATTCAGATTCATCTGTGTGCAAAATAGTATGTTCAAACCTCCATTTTGAGTGAAATTAGCAAGTAGAAGGGTGAATCTGTTATACAGTTTGGTTTTGAACCCAATTAGAGttcaaaaaagtttaaattcatGAATTAAAGCAGTTGAAAGTGTTACCAAAGTGTCAGAATCACTTGTGCACGAATTCACTTTTAAAACCATCAATCTTGAGTCAATTTTTGGTGCAGAGTTGAAAATTGAGGTACTGTTTTGATGAAGttgctttaaaattcaatttcgGTTGCAGCAAGACCTGGTTCAGTGATTTAAAATAGAACTAAATGATTAAAAGAAGTAAAGCAAAGTGTTAAAAAGGATTCTTAACTTTGCTTGTCATATCAAAAAGTTTGAACAGTTAATTCCACAAGCATTTCTTAACTTTGCTTGTCAGGAAAAAACAGAACAGAAGCtattaaatttgttgttttctgtAGTTATGTTTAAATACATATAGGTTCTGGTCTAGTCATAACAAAACTAGACTGTAGATATCAGTAATGTAGGATACTGATTGTTTAAGAACCATTTTAATCTGCATTTCAATCTGCAGACTTGGTTTCAATCtgcatttctatttttttggtCTTCTATAATTTGTTCTGGATCCATTCCTAAGGTCTATTTGTGTGCCTCCTTCATTTCTACACCCTTTTTTATTGCTTTAAACATCTGAACCTAAATCTTGTTATGTGTTGTATTCAAACAACCATTTTGGAAACATTGTAAACTTTTTATAAtgtaaagtttaataatttttgggAATTTTTGTTCATATCTCATATCTCATCTTTAATTTTCTCTGttatctcttttttattttgctcAATTACCAAGAGAAATGAAACAGCCAAGATTAGAATGGAAAAGTAGAAACTCTACTCTTCTTTTGTtgaaaaaactaatttgtatTAGTAAACAAGGCATAGTAGGAGGCTTACGTTCCATAATGGCTGCTCATAGTGGAAGATTTCACTCACACTCATACAAAACTCAATGTATACAGTATCATAAACTCCATTCAACATAACTTAACATTCAAAGTGGACATTCACAACATTTTATaacaacatcaaattcatgaaacaagaatgaaaataacataTCACATATAATCATGCAATTTTAGTTTAGGTGACCATACCTTCGCCTTTGTTATCCTTTCCTGCTCAAGTCTTCTTTGTAGACTCCCTTCCTCCCCTTCTGGCCCAAATTGCTTTAAAAACTCACCTAAGACATCAAATAGAAGTGTATTTAAGGTTATTCATTAGATATTGTTCCATTAATTTAATAACCATAGCAACAGTTTAAGCATTACCTAATAGTATCCAAAAAGGTATTTAAACACACAGCTCAATGTTCaagcaactttgtttgatgattttatttgtgtttaaactctaaaatgagttataaacagCTTGCAGCTCAAAATCAATactccacttccattttaattcaaaaagtgatggtttagaaagaaaattttcatataactttcaaaatctacatctttctttcttgttattCCTATTCCCATTTAACTAAACCAATTCAAAATAACttgcttttcattttattttgactTTCCAATAATATTAAGGAAAACTTGTCCCAGTTTATTAATCCAAAAGCCAGTAAAGAACATACCTCAATGCGTCTCCCAATAGCCTCCCTTGACAACGACAGCCGCCCTCACGTCACGGGAGCACCCTCCTCTCTACGCCTTCGCAGACCTCGTAATGTTAACGGACCACCCTCTTAACGGCAATGCCAATGCACTGCTGGAACACCACTGAACCCTACCCACACAATCTAACCGGACATACGGgaaagggagagggagaggaaGACAAACTTGGGCGACGACAATGGGAAGCACAAATTGGGGACAAGAACGGATAGGGAGGGGATGAGGGAGCACAACACAGAGTTTACCTTTTACAAAATTGGGCGCGAGAACAGAGAGGGAATAGGGTGTTGTCTTACGAAATTAGGAACGACCTATGCCAATACGCCCAATTACTCAGTTTAAGGGGTCGAGCCTCTTACCGAAGGCCCCAAACCCCTCGGTAATGCTCTTTTGACCTTCGGTAAATTCATTTCACCATGTCCCTCGGTAATGCTCATTTTGACCGTCGAAAAACTTTATTTACCGACGGTCcctaggccttcggtaattaaccTTCGGTAATAAGCAAAAATCTTGTAGTGTCAaagtttaatcggtggaaaaagtTTCTAACGAtgaaaacaaggttttaatcggtggaatcgaagggaaatggtgaaaaggagaagaaaccctAACGGAGGGTTTAGATCTATGAATATTTCGATGGAAAATGAAGGATACAAGAAATGGAGATGATTCTGTGAGTGTAGAAGGCTTACTGTGA harbors:
- the LOC128193863 gene encoding uncharacterized protein LOC128193863, whose translation is MPSVAAVPWYSREGSPHRKPFIVTHIWNSLLAHWNTVEFRNKCAKAQRNRASERGGTLHTGGSITIHEHAIRMAQALGRAVHVDEVFAQTHVRKGTDQFVDERSRKTHEDFSTRLSQVRSEHESAPTPDDASNADDDIRRTQCWIDTVGGKKKGRVYGAGQLAANYTASRGGTLKHQPSSSTSTPDEVLQLRRELHERDQELTDLRAEFTNLKALVMTVLPQTSQDVQNIPPTQSRPSSSPAATQQPTSVQPSSVQPTPVQPSIEEQDDENHSDDSYVHY